A window of Glycine soja cultivar W05 chromosome 2, ASM419377v2, whole genome shotgun sequence genomic DNA:
atttatgaaccacatgtttaaattttacgatgatccaacggttaatgagatTGAGACCgtcattttactctatttatagctaCGATACTCTGAtccttttatttattctatttttctttatttatctattttataaaaatgaactctattttatttcctttcaaatgaactctattttataaaaatgatcaaACAGGAATTCTGTTAGGTAAAACTTGCATGCAGACATGCAATGACATACGGTACAAACGATTATTTCgaaactaaatttttatttttgggagctattttataatttttttcgtaaaggaataacttaaaaattggcaatataatctaaaaaatagtacttaaacttattatataaataatcttttttttaaaaaatggtacTTGAATAACATTTTATAATCTATTTAAACGAGAATTTTAATCCAATATATAGTTAGACCGATGAAAttcaacttttataaaaaaaataattaatagagaAAGTTTGATAAGATCAACTACCCAAATTAAATTTTCactttagaatatatatatataattaaaaaaaatttaaaattaaaatttaaacaaagaaaTGTTTAAGAAAGACAGGCGTAACTTTTTAAGAGTAGAGTATACTCAACACGATGTGATCTAATAATGTTTAATATGTtgaatttaatttgtaaaagtttgtgtaatgagctttcattgtttttattgataaatgtaAGACTTCATTTGCATTATCATGCAGTTGACGCATTAAGAATCATAAAGGGAAGTCTGATAGATATTAATGGAAATTTGAGCAACTGGAATCGTGGAGACCCATGTACATCTAACTGGACAGGGGTTATGTGCTCCAATACAACATTAGTCGATGGCTATCTACATGTTCTACAATTGTATGACTTCAATCTTTTACTTAAAgtttcttttcttgtaaaagcCATGTTAAGATGTATAAGCATACATTTTGTTGGtccattttcatttatattttgtgGAATCTTAGCAACACTCTCTTTGTGATTAGATGGAATTTGTTgaaaatcatcaattttatctaaatcaaGAGATAGAATCATTAAATGATAAGTGAAGTCCTAAAAAATTGgttattttcaacaaatttcatcCAGTCACATAGTGTTGAAAAGAGGGTATCATAGAGAGCATTGTTGGTATTTCTCTTACATTTTTCCCTTCTGAGCCCAAACTTTCTTAATCAATTGACTAGATTAGAGAAGTTAGTATACTAAACTCAACACTAAACTAGTCAACTGACTACAATGAAAACAATAAGCTATAAGTGCACCATTCTGTATGATATTTTCACTATAACTTGAAGCACAATAATCTCTGTTTGACAAATTTATCTTACTCATCATTAGCTATCTTTTACTTCATGAATTGCATCAAATCAGAATAGTAGTCAATACTACTTAATGCATTGCATAATAATCAAATATAGTATAGACAAGTATATAAGCTGTGGATGAGTCTTTTCTTGCTTGCATTGACACAtttgtttgaaaactttttttgtTTGCCTGCAGGCATCTACTGAACTTGAACTTGTCTGGAACTTTGGCACCGGAGATTGGCCGCTTAGCTTATCTAGAAGTGTTGTAAGGCTGTAGCAGCATTGATGTTTCTAATGCAAACATGTTACATATGAACAACTTCAATTTTGCAATTGCTAGATTGCACTTTTTTGCTTAAGAATATAGTAGACTTGATTcctttttgaatattttcatcCTGTAGGAGCTTGCAATTACTTTCTTAATTCCTCTAatcatgattttgatttgtattCTTGAAAGGGACTTTATGTGGAATAACATAACTGGGAGTATACCGAAGGAAATTGGCTTTATCAATCCTTTGAGACTCTTGTAAGTTGAAATGAATTGTCCTTCTGAGTCATTTTACTCATATTAGTGCAAGAACAAACTTTCAATTGTATCAAATCAGAATAGTGTTTTCtaaataaattgaagttaaaGTACTAGTTTCTGTAggataaaataactcaaatcaTTATAAACAAATGCCCTGTATTTTTACATGAGAGGTAGAAGGTTTCTGCTTTGTTTCTCATTAAATAAAGTTTTTGCAGACTCCTGAATGGAAATCAATTAACAGGTGAGTTACCAGAAGAGCTTGGATTTCTTCCATTCCTGAATAGATTGCAAATAGATCAGAACAATGTCACCGGACCTATACCTTTATCATTTGCAAAACTAAGCAGCCTTGTACATATGTAAGGTTCTTTATAAGGACTACttcggttttaaaaaaatgctattttacttgaaatcttttgtttctcTACCTTTGTTATTCTTGcttaagaaatgaaagaaaagtaaTGCTTTATCTTTTTCCCCTAATGGATCAGTCACATGAACAACAATTCACTTAGTGGCCAAATCCCACCAGAGCTTTCCAACTTAGGAAGTCTTCGTCACTTGTAAGTTATTTATTGAACACGATTGCAGTTATTGACATATTTTTCTCGGTTGACAAGATGTACTTCTGGACTTGCAGTCTTCTTGACAACAACAACTTAACAGGATATCTCCCCTCTGAGTTCTCTGAGATGCCAAGCTTAAAGATTGTGTATGATTTATTATTCTTTGTTTTACGCGTGTGTATGAATGTCTCTTAAGCTCGTCCggctttcattttgttttggatGAATATGACACATATTCTTAATATAGGAACTGAagctatttttgttttctttttacctTTTAGTTAACATGTTAGCTAGGCTCcataaatttacatatataaggtaccattaaaattaattattttctttcagaTATATTCTTCAGCTAAGATTTTCcatgaattattttaacaaatggGCTACTATTTAGAAGATGGAAAATTTATGTTATGCTGCTCCCTGGCTACCATAAACAATTTAGCCACTGGTCATTTTTCTGAAGCAAGCATAAACTCAAGAAGAATTGTTTTACATAGAGTTTCTTAAAATCACAGATAATATGTGATccatcaaaatgaaaaaaaaatgtgaagtaGAAATGGGAAAAAGATAGGAAAATTGTTACGAAGTGGCAGTTCTGTAATGTTCAATTTGTAGGGGGGAGGCAGAGCATGGCAGGGGGAAGAGAATGTACTTTGACGAAGTTCAATTTTTACTTGGGTCatgtttcaaaaacaaaaaaattgcacTTGGGTCACTTTGCTTTCAATTGGCCTTGCCCTCTTCCACCCATCACCAGATTTTAGCTAGACCTTCTTTTTGTAAGCAAGCAAAAAAGCACACTATGGAATTATCAATGTCTAATCAAACAGCTTAATTAAGGTAATTATATGGAATGGTATACACCATGaaatattaatagttttaaatatatgtttcaACAAATATCTATTGGAATTAAGAGCATGCAacctaacaacaacaacaaaagactCTCACAATGTCAGGTGATCCAATTTATGGTTTTAATTACATATAAGTATTGCTAAGTGAAGTTCTAGAGTTAAATAGTAAAACTCTAAGTAGTGAATATGTTGCCAAAGGTTCCATATATCATAAACTGGACCAAATCAATGGATTGAATACTGGAAAGTTGCCATTATTGTCATTGTAaaagtttttgatttttttttttgaagtttgttgCTTTTATAATATCAACtgatttaataaatattctttaCTTTGTGATGAGATTTTAAAGTATTTCATGGATCTTCTTGTTCTTGCAGTCAATTTGATAACAACAACTTTAGTGGAAATAGCATTCCAGATTCTTATGCCAGCATGTCCAAATTGACGAAATTGTAAGTTCATTTTGTGATCCCTTGTTTGTAAGTATGTTAACTGTACAATGAGTGGAGCTGAGGTGCTGGGAATCTTTGTAATTTCATGTACAACTGAACTTCAGTTAAACATCGGGaaggaatttaaatttaagatgcTAGGAATGTTTCGAAGTACCAATCTAAGATAGTTAAATGTTTGTGATTTCATGTACAAAGGAATTTCAGTTAAACATTGgcaatgaatttaaaaataaaggtccaaaattaaaaaaatacaaaattatggaTATTGTTTCCTGAAATTGATATTTATTAGACAGTTGTTGATCACTCGGTTGAACACCAAAAttgagaaagaaataatgtCATACACTGATACACAGACGTTTAGTTTTATGAACAACTACTGACATGATCTTGTTATCTTGATTTCTTtatcttataaaatttaatgagaaATTGTTAGGATAAATAAGGGCACAGTCAGATAGTGTATTAGTTGTTAGAAGGGATAtgttataaataggggaaaatTAGATTAGAGGGATTTATTCTGTGAATTTGATAGTCTGTCTGTGAAAGGAGAAATCCTTTTACAAGGGGAAACCCTTGCTTGGAGGAGAGACTTCTCTTCATTGCTCAGTAGATTTTTCGTTCAaccaataatattatttttctcttctctctatTTTCTGTTCTTTGGTTCCCAACAGCTATGAGTCATTCACAATAATGCTTTGATACTGTTGTATTTATCTGAATCCAAATCATTTTATAAGAGTTTtatttcctccattttctttctttggagTATACCATATTGCCACTCCTTTATATTTTCCActtgaatcacttgataaaatttCTTGTCAAAAACTAATTATTTGGTTTGGTGAGGAGAAACGTACAAAGTGTAAGgttgattatatatatgttcTTATTGGTTTACTTGGTTTTATCAGGAGCCTTAGGAACTGCAACTTGCAAGGACCAATTCCTGATTTGAGCACAATGCCGCAGCTTACTTATCTGTAAGTTGGTTATCCCATTTGCATTCAACTCGGTTTATGCCTTACTTTTTTGGATCCAAAATAGAAGTGTGTGCACCTGACATAATGAAGAGTGAGATTTACTTGTTCAAACGTCAGTCTAAGACTATAACTGTTTCAACTGACTGTTGTTTGTGTATATTCCAGTGACCTCAGTTTCAATCAATTGAATGATTCAATTCCTACTAATAAGCTTTCAGACAATATCACAACCATGTAAGAACCTctatttcttaaataatatacAAATCTATTGttcttgaattcaaatatttggaTTCTCAATGTTGATATTTTCCTCTCATGTTAAGTATATCTGGTTTGAAAATCTTCAaaacatgataacaaagatttcataaaattcattatttgaaATCTGGAGATGTTTGCAGTGATTTATCAAACAATAAGCTTATTGGAACTATTCCATCCTATTTTTCTGGTCTTCCACGTCTTCAGAAGCTGTAAGttgtcttctttttctttttctcttcatccTTTCTTCTCTTACACCAACAAGTACTGAATACCATAAACCAAACGATATAAACGTTTAAGTCTATATCACCTTATCTTACAAATCATATTGTGTTATtcctaattaatatatttttaatttataattatataaaaatgctAAAAAATCAATGAATTTTCAACACTTGTCTTTTGCTGACAGGTCAATTGCAAACAATTCATTGAGTGGAAGTGTTCCATCTACCATTTGGCAGGACAGGATTTTAAATGGACCAGAAACACTTCACCTGTAAGACCTAAAATGATAATTGCACAGTTTAATTTCCTCCTAGAACTCTACATGGGAGCATGTGTATACGTTTCCTTTTTCGTTTTCACTTAAAGAAGATGGTGATTGGGGAGCTAAATTAACTGATAGTACATGTGTGTGTGTTAAGATGCAGATGGCTGCATATTCCCAAATGCACCATAGTTAGCTGACCTGAAACAGTTAGAATAAACTTATAAAGTATGTTGCCTATAAAAAGGAAGAGGAATTTAGGGGAGTAGGGTGATCAGTTGGTGAGTTAGTATTGTGGCTAGGGAGAGTCATGTTATGGATCCCTGGAATATCCACGGAATTTACTATACTTTTTATAGTGTCAGTTCTTGGTTCTGTATCCATATTAGGGAAGGATTGGAACTAGGCTTCACAAATAAAGATTCATATATTTACTCACAAATCTGATGTTCTATCAACTGGTATCGTCTAGGAGTTGTAGGAGGTGCCAGTGCATTACACGGTGCGAACAATTATTAATAGATTTCTAATGTTCTTGTTAAATCAGATCAAGTAAACTGAAATTGAGTTTTTTGAACACTGAAAACATAGTGAGAGTACATATATAGAGAGATTTCATACTCTGAGAAGAGTCTGGAGGAAGAAAATGACAGTTCTGACTCAGCATGTGATTGATAACTAACTATCCTAACTAACCGAGAAAcaattagagaaaaataaatcaccTACTACATTACTACAAAGACTAGGCTGCTACTGCACAAACAGATATAGCTCGTATTCTCTAACAAGAATGAGACCAGGTTAGAATTCATGGAAAGAATCATCACAAGATGGATTACGAAGCGAGGAATGTTTGAGGTGCGGTTTGCTTAGCAAGATGCATGACATACAAGAGTAGAGGTAAGGGAGGAAAATCTGGTGTTGGAGCAAGAACAAGTCATATCAAAGAGTGAATTGTGCAATGAAGAAACATGGGAAAAAGAGACTCAAAATGGGGAATCTTTAGCTTCAGAGGGTAAACTGTAGTTTCGGATAATGGAAGAAACCTCATACAAGAAAAGCAAATAGAAATTCCAGTTTGAGAATACAAGGAACAATTTAAGATATACAAGGAGTTATCTTGAAAAGACTCAAGAGCTGAAGTGACCCTTGCAAGAATCAAGATAGGTTATAGACTCTAATACCATGTTagatttaagtttaaaattaatcaacACTAAGTAAAGTTGCTCAATAGATATATAAGCTATATCTCGAGAATTGAGGTAGGCAATGTGAGACTTCCTAACAGTCATTACCACCAGATCTACCAGACCTTGGTGATTAGAAATGCTGTAGGTGAAAGCAAAGGAGTAGTATTGGAGTTACAAAAAGCACTTCACTTTTTGTCAAAGGATTACTTTTTTACATCTCCTATTTCTACTAATTACATCACCcatctttcttttattcttttcatattttttgttctaaGAATGCCCCTAATGTTACAAAAACTAGGTTGAGGGTAAGAATCCTCCaaggttaaattgtttttcttatttaactGTTCTGACCCAAGAGAAGGTAGTGTAGGATGATGCTAATAGTAAGATAgttagaagaaaataataaggcTTATTGCCTATAAATAGGAAGAGGGCTTGAGAGGAGTAGTTGGTATGTTAGTATTGTGGCTAGAAGAGTCTTCTAACTCTTGAATATCCAGGGAATTTTCCATTCTTTGTATAGCTTAAGTTTTTGGTACAGTACCCACATTGGGGTAGTATTGAGAACTAGGCTTCATCAACGAAGATTCGTATTTCTACTCACAAGTTTGATACAGTTCTATCACATAATGTATTCTCATGTgtgtttttttatgcttttgtttTATCTTCTGCATGGGTGCTACTGAATTTTATTGTTCTGATTTGCTCAGCATGGTTTATATGTGATCTTGCAGGGACATGCAAAATAATCAACTTACTAGTATATCGGGCAGTATAAGTCTTCCTCCAAATGTCACACTCTGGTATGCTTCTAATCTTATATTACTAGTATATAGGGAATCACATGATTTGAGATTCAAATTGCATGAACCAATATGAATCAGCAAGTCAAAAATTCATATCATGTGGTGAATTGCAAATGACTTTGAATCAAGATGCACACGCATGAATTTGTTGGAAATAaggctttttatgtttaggaaaagtgtttaggaatattggagactttgaatagaaacttgataggaaggagaattctttatggAGGAGAAAACTTTGTATTTTTTGCTTGATACAAATATGTAAgattacatctctatttatactactctaaggagaactctagacacattaattctagagagttctcaactctagagatccaaagagtattctagagaatattacaaccataagaaatatctagacactccaaacactacaagaattctctagaaacatgactcataattacttaagcccaaaataactaagtccaaggaaccaaataattaatttgggcccaaatcaagtttatatttcaacagAATTGATGTCATTCTGTATCATGGATATGATTTACAtgattcaattttattaatcatgattcgttatttttattttttttcaccaattaccatcaaaattgaaaatttaaattagctTAAATTGAATGCAACctaatttattattcaattgcTTTCATTTCACTTATATGAATTAAGGGCTTCACACAGTCACTCACTCACTCTAAGCACCATTTTCAGGttctcaattttcattttttaaaacatatgctTCACACAGTCACTTGCTCTCTCTATGCACACCTTGTTTGGCTTTATCATTGCTTTGTTTTCATTAATTCCTAACCTACAACTTATGActtatgattttgttttgaGTCTACACCTTAATACGATATATTTCAAGTTTTGTTTGTAACTGTGAATCTTATGATTCGTGATTAAAATTACCTTGGCAATTCACAACTAGAATTAGGATCGCAATTCAATAACTGTATTTGAAAGTTACTATGTTTCAGGCTTTTGGGAAATCCTATGTGCTCAAATAATAACACCTTAGTTCAGTTCTGTGGACCTGAAACTGAAAGTGACGGTAGCATCAATGGTAACTTCAGCGTTAGCTGTCTCAGTCAAGCATGCCCGTCCCCTTATGTATACGCTGTGGACTGTTTCTGTGCTGCACCGTTGGTTGTTAATTATCGATTAAAAAGTCCAGCATTTTCAGATTTCCGCATATACACGAATGCATTTCAGAGCTTGATGTCAAGTGGTCTTAAAATACATATTAGTCAGGTCTTCATTAACAGTTTTGCATGGGAAGAAGGCCCACGGTTGGGAATGAACTTGATGGTTTTTCCTATATATGTTGATAATAGAAGCTCTCCTCGTTTCAATACAAGTGAGGTTATTCGGATCAGAAACTTGTTCCTAGACTTTGATGTTCCAAGCAATGACTTGTTTGGACCTTCGGAACTTCTAGACTTCATTCTCCTGGAACCTTACAGAAATGGTAAGTCACAGAAACTTCTTATGATCTTCTAGTTTTTAGTGGAAGTTGAACACTGAATAATATGACCTCAGTTGAATTGTCTTTAGGTGGTTGAACAGTATTACTGTATGAATTTCAAGTTTCAGTCctattaattgaattatttgcATAACATTTTCCTTTCATTGAGCTAGTAGCTCACCGGTTGCTGTAAAAAATCTAGGCTTCTCTAGTATAATTAATGTTTCACACGTCGAAGTTAGCAAAAATTATGAAGCTGAAGTTTTGCTTTAATTCTATTACTATTTGATATGTCACCTCTCTGAAACCGTGTGGGTACAGGTCATTTTGTCaacttttttcaaattatgatATTCTGGGAAAGTTGTCATCTATTTGATTACTTCTCAAATAGAAATGCTAGCAACACACTCTTTATCATTGGTtgtaatttattagaaaatacaaaatttggtAGGTCTCACTTATTTAATGAGCGCGTCTCACGATTTTGtagtttctaataaattttaccGAATAATAAAGAGTGTATTGCTAGTATACTCCTTATCCTCAAATTCAAAGTTTATATTCACTTGTTCATTGTAATTCTTTAAAGATACTGTGACAAAAATGAAACAACTGTGCTGAGATAACTAACAGCATTGGACAATTGAGATGCAATGCCTTGTTCATGATTACATTCTATGTGTTGCTGTCAAGTGTCAAGTTAAAAGTTTAAGCAGTGCCAGTTAAAATTGGAAAGTTAATGCCTCTAGAACTCATTAACGAATATACTGCTTTATAGTATGAGCCATATAGCCATTTTTATACAGAAATTTATATTTGCAAATTGTATTATGGTTGTTCTGATACTGCTTATATTGTCACAGTGATTTTTACCTCTCCAAGTTCAGGGATAAGCAAAGGTGCACTGGCTGGAATAGTCTTAGGTGCAATTGCCCTGGCAGTTACATTATCTGCAATTGTTGCCATTCTTATATTAAGAATACGCTCAAGAGATTATCGTACACCTTCCAAACGGACAAAAGGTGAGTACCTTATAATGAATAGCCTAGTCTATTACTATTTCCTCTCTTTGACTTGTTTTCAGTGCTCTCTGGCTGTCACCAACTGAAGTCTAGATGTTACtgcacataattttattttgacaccatattctaaatttaattttaaaatatcatcattCAGAATAGTCTTAATGTTTTCATATTAACCTTTTGGGACTGTTCCTGTTGGCATGGACTTTcatattttgaagaaataaatTGATTTCCTGAAAGAACTGCAAGAAGCATGTGTAATCATCTTTCTACTGAAACCTTTGGTTTCACTGATATATGCCCCTCTGATTTTCCCTTGTGTTTTATAGAAAGATACttcattaaagaaaaaagacagTTAGTACAATTATGGCCGCATATCAGATCCTCCAAAACAGAAAATTCTAGTTACAAATAAGGAGAATGAAAAACCCTAGGCAAGACTTCCTTTAGCCTCTctgcatataaaaaataataacccgAAATTTGGAACACCATGAACACCAAAGATAACACTATTCCATACCAAGTTTTGGGGAAACGAACCCTAAAGATGTGAGTATTCTACTCCAACCATTACATTTGGCCTCCTTAGTTTATTTCTTCTCGGtattcaataacttttttactaaaAGGAAATTTTTCTGTTGTTTATCAAGGAGTGCAAAAAGTTTACAGAATTGTACTGTATAATAACAGTTCAGCCTTTAGTTTAGTTGGTTATACAGTTGATTGGATTTCAGGATTGATACCattcttcaatttttaaacGTCTATTTGTGGAGTAGATATTGccaacaatataaaataacaaacagttctattttattgttatattgtCTTCTCTAATGCTGACTAACAAATTCTAACTAGAGTGTCTTTAGAAAGACTTTAGCTAATGAATATAATCTTCAGAATATCAGAAACCTTCTCTTTGCAATTAATCATGTCCTGACTCGAGATAGGTCTGTCTATGGAAAATAAATATCTGATTAGACAGTTTATTCCATTACATATACATgatattatgaaaaatatatatatttagtataataattttatggaaaaaaatatttagtatctTTATGTACTGTATTTATTGAAATGGCGATTCATTTAAAAGTATAATGAACGTTGTTACAAAAAGTATGAATATATATGGTGGATTGGACTAGAGCAGTTCATGCATCTGGTTCAGTAATTGAACCAGCACGCTATCACAAAGTAATGTGAAATTATACTTAACATTCCAGTTCTTCTAGTCCTTCTTATACTTGGATTCCACTATTTAATTGATGAACAAGATGACATCTTAACATTCAGATGCTCTATGTATCAGAGCAGCTTACTGCAGCATTCCTGATAATTAAGTCCGCTGATAATACTAGTACTTTTTACTTGTTATGAACTATGAATCTGGTCCCAGTTAAGGCTGAGAAGGTGCAAACGCCCCGCCACTCCCTTGCATATGCATGTTATTTACGTTATCAAatgtaaaaaacaatttaaactcTACTTCAAATATTCATCTATGAGCCGCATAGATTTAACTTACAGTTTCTAGCAAATATACTTTTTCCTATATTTTTTGTCATACTACTTTAAAATTACCTGCTCTCAGTTAAATTTACTGTCTTCCTGGTCAGAATGAAAAAGTTATTAGTATGAACTACTGATGCTAACCATATCTAATTTGTTGTTAACTTATAAGAATGAGCTGATTGAGATATATGTTAAACATAGTCTTCTATTTGTTTAGCAGAATCAAGGATCTccataaaaattgaagatatAAGAGCATTTGATTATGAAGAAATGGCTGCGGCTACAAACAATTTTAGTGACTCTGCACAAATTGGGCAAGGGGGTTATGGGAGGGTTTATAAAGGTGTTCTTCCAGATGGTACTGTTGTTGCCATAAAACGTGCACAGGAGGGTTCACTGCAAGGTGAGAGGGAGTTTCTCACTGAAATACAGTTGCTATCAAGGTTACATCACCGCAATCTTGTGTCTCTTGTTGGATATTGTGATGAAGAGGGTGAACaggtaaaatttgttttaaagttcAGAAACGTAAACTCAACAGAATTTGTTATAGtaaaatatttagttattttttattctttgatttattttttggaatttCTAATTTCTGTAAATCCAATTAGCTTTCTGTCTTGTGTTAGTTCCATGACGATATGGTTT
This region includes:
- the LOC114397358 gene encoding probable LRR receptor-like serine/threonine-protein kinase At1g06840 isoform X2, which produces MMYLSKGCKCEEVVLCLCFCCYFLLAAGLITDPTEVDALRIIKGSLIDINGNLSNWNRGDPCTSNWTGVMCSNTTLVDGYLHVLQLHLLNLNLSGTLAPEIGRLAYLEVLDFMWNNITGSIPKEIGFINPLRLLLLNGNQLTGELPEELGFLPFLNRLQIDQNNVTGPIPLSFAKLSSLVHIHMNNNSLSGQIPPELSNLGSLRHFLLDNNNLTGYLPSEFSEMPSLKIVQFDNNNFSGNSIPDSYASMSKLTKLSLRNCNLQGPIPDLSTMPQLTYLDLSFNQLNDSIPTNKLSDNITTIDLSNNKLIGTIPSYFSGLPRLQKLSIANNSLSGSVPSTIWQDRILNGPETLHLDMQNNQLTSISGSISLPPNVTLWLLGNPMCSNNNTLVQFCGPETESDGSINGNFSVSCLSQACPSPYVYAVDCFCAAPLVVNYRLKSPAFSDFRIYTNAFQSLMSSGLKIHISQVFINSFAWEEGPRLGMNLMVFPIYVDNRSSPRFNTSEVIRIRNLFLDFDVPSNDLFGPSELLDFILLEPYRNVIFTSPSSGISKGALAGIVLGAIALAVTLSAIVAILILRIRSRDYRTPSKRTKESRISIKIEDIRAFDYEEMAAATNNFSDSAQIGQGGYGRVYKGVLPDGTVVAIKRAQEGSLQGEREFLTEIQLLSRLHHRNLVSLVGYCDEEGEQMLVYEYMPNGTLRDNLSAYSKKPLTFSMRLKIALGSAKGLLYLHTEVDSPIFHRDVKASNILLDSKFTAKVADFGLSRLAPVPDIEGNVPGHISTVVKGTPGYLDPEYFLTRKLTDKSDVYSLGVVFLELVTGRPPIFHGKNIIRQVNEEYQSGGVFSVVDKRIESYPSECADKFLTLALKCCKDEPDERPKMIDVARELESICSMLTETDAMEAEYVTSDSGRVFNPHSSSSTTRTPFVSADVSGSDLVSGKIPTIRPR
- the LOC114397358 gene encoding probable LRR receptor-like serine/threonine-protein kinase At1g06840 isoform X1; protein product: MMYLSKGCKCEEVVLCLCFCCYFLLAAGLITDPTEVDALRIIKGSLIDINGNLSNWNRGDPCTSNWTGVMCSNTTLVDGYLHVLQLHLLNLNLSGTLAPEIGRLAYLEVLDFMWNNITGSIPKEIGFINPLRLLLLNGNQLTGELPEELGFLPFLNRLQIDQNNVTGPIPLSFAKLSSLVHIHMNNNSLSGQIPPELSNLGSLRHFLLDNNNLTGYLPSEFSEMPSLKIVQFDNNNFSGNSIPDSYASMSKLTKLSLRNCNLQGPIPDLSTMPQLTYLDLSFNQLNDSIPTNKLSDNITTIDLSNNKLIGTIPSYFSGLPRLQKLSIANNSLSGSVPSTIWQDRILNGPETLHLDMQNNQLTSISGSISLPPNVTLWLLGNPMCSNNNTLVQFCGPETESDGSINGNFSVSCLSQACPSPYVYAVDCFCAAPLVVNYRLKSPAFSDFRIYTNAFQSLMSSGLKIHISQVFINSFAWEEGPRLGMNLMVFPIYVDNRSSPRFNTSEVIRIRNLFLDFDVPSNDLFGPSELLDFILLEPYRNVIFTSPSSGISKGALAGIVLGAIALAVTLSAIVAILILRIRSRDYRTPSKRTKAESRISIKIEDIRAFDYEEMAAATNNFSDSAQIGQGGYGRVYKGVLPDGTVVAIKRAQEGSLQGEREFLTEIQLLSRLHHRNLVSLVGYCDEEGEQMLVYEYMPNGTLRDNLSAYSKKPLTFSMRLKIALGSAKGLLYLHTEVDSPIFHRDVKASNILLDSKFTAKVADFGLSRLAPVPDIEGNVPGHISTVVKGTPGYLDPEYFLTRKLTDKSDVYSLGVVFLELVTGRPPIFHGKNIIRQVNEEYQSGGVFSVVDKRIESYPSECADKFLTLALKCCKDEPDERPKMIDVARELESICSMLTETDAMEAEYVTSDSGRVFNPHSSSSTTRTPFVSADVSGSDLVSGKIPTIRPR